Proteins found in one Sphaeramia orbicularis chromosome 8, fSphaOr1.1, whole genome shotgun sequence genomic segment:
- the epn2 gene encoding epsin-2 isoform X1, with the protein MPSTFRRQFKNTVNNYSVVERKVREATSNDPWGPSSSLMSEIADATYNVQIFGEIMAMIWKRLNDHGKNWRHVYKALTLLDYLIKTGSERVVVQCKENIFAIQTLKDFQYIDKDGKDQGINVREKSKQLVVLLKDEDRLKAERSQALKTKERMAQVSTGSSQMGFGRGSSQPNLSTSYSEEYGRSEGSPASYHGSTSPNMGSELEQARPQTSGEEELQLQLALAMSREAAEQEERIRRGDDLRLQMALEESKKEGPGSAKLPKKKKEPQSSLMDLMDVPEPSSSTDPWGAGAGAGAGAGAGAGAVAASADPWQPYGSVPKSAAPVDPWGAPPSVPPMKSSDPWAPNSTPAPDPWGSAANRPKTSNTGSFDLFSTSNGTSKEDFSEFDSLRSSSSVPTGDGGIASSIPSQASLASSGSLDLFDPLPTSTSTSINPTRKTPESFLGPNAALVNLDSLVTKPAQPAPVVNPFLASAGGAAPAAAPHANPFQVSQPTPPTLNQMRVSPMPSGFGSMAEPMSLASVPAQPITMVPLAGMAPMGRVMPGMGVGPVGGGTSVGMSAGIPASMSMPQPLMSMPPQAGAQPTGTTNPFLL; encoded by the exons ATGCCAAGCACCTTTCGTCGGCAGTTTAAGAACACGGTGAACAACTACTCCGTAGTAGAGAGGAAAGTCAGGGAGGCCACTTCCAATGACCCATGGGGTCCGTCGTCGTCGCTCATGTCGGAGATCGCCGACGCGACCTACAACGTTCAGATCTTTGGCGAGATCATGGCCATGATCTGGAAACGACTCAATGACCACGGCAAGAACTGGCGACATGTCTACAAGGCGCTCACCCTGCTGGATTACCTGATCAAGACGGGCTCAGAAAGAGTGGTGGTGCAATGCAAAGAGAACATCTTCGCCATCCAAACTCTGAAGGACTTCCAGTACATCGACAAAGACGGCAAAGACCAGGGCATCAATGTTAGGGAGAAAAGCAAACAGCTGGTGGTCCTACTCAAAGACGAGGACCGCCTCAAAGCAGAACG GTCTCAGGCATTGAAGACCAAAGAGCGTATGGCCCAGGTGTCCACAGGGAGCAGTCAGATGGGCTTTGGCCGAGGCTCATCTCAGCCCAACCTCTCCACCTCCTACAGCGAAGAGTACGGCAGGTCGGAGGGTTCACCTGCTTCCTACCATGGCT CTACTTCTCCCAATATGGGTTCAGAGCTGGAGCAGGCCAGACCTCAGACCAGTGGAGAGGAGGAGCTCCAGCTGCAGCTGGCTCTAGCCATGAGCAGAGAGGCTGCAGAGCAG GAGGAGCGCATTCGCAGAGGGGATGACTTAAGACTACAGATGGCCTTGGAGGAGAGTAAGAAAGAAGGTCCAGGCTCGGCAAAACTGcccaagaagaagaaagag CCTCAGTCGTCTTTGATGGATCTGATGGACGTCCCAGAGCCGAGTTCTAGCACTGACCCTTGGGGTGCAGGGgctggggccggggccggggccggggccggggcagGGGCCGTGGCTGCATCAGCGGACCCCTGGCAGCCCTATG GCTCTGTCCCCAAGTCAGCAGCCCCAGTGGACCCATGGGGCGCTCCTCCCTCTGTCCCCCCCATGAAGAGCAGCGATCCCTGGGCACCGAACTCTACCCCCGCCCCTGACCCCTGGGGCTCAGCAGCGAACCGCCCCAAGACCTCCAACACAG GAAGCTTTGACCTGTTCAGTACTTCCAATGGTACGTCCAAAGAGGACTTCTCAGAGTTTGACAGTCtgcgctcctcctcctctgtccccaCTG GTGACGGGGGCATAGCTTCCTCTATTCCCTCCCAAGCCAGTCTTGCTAGCAGCGGCAGCTTGGACCTCTTCGACCCTCTGCCCACCTCCACATCTACATCTATAAACCCAACCAGGAAGACTCCAGAGTCCTTCCTGGGTCCAAATGCTGCCTTGGTCAATCTGGATTCTCTTGTGACCAAACCAGCTCAGCCTGCACCAGTCGTTAACCCATTCTTGGCTTCCGCAG GCGGCGCCGCTCCAGCTGCAGCGCCCCATGCCAACCCCTTCCAAGTGAGCCAGCCAACTCCCCCCACCCTCAACCAGATGCGCGTCAGCCCCATGCCCTCCGGTTTCGGCTCCATGGCCGAGCCCATGTCCTTGGCCTCCGTGCCCGCGCAGCCCATCACCATGGTCCCCCTGGCGGGAATGGCCCCCATGGGTCGCGTGATGCCCGGCATGGGGGTCGGCCCCGTGGGAGGGGGGACCAGCGTGGGGATGAGCGCGGGCATCCCGGCGTCCATGTCCATGCCGCAGCCCCTGATGAGCATGCCCCCCCAGGCCGGGGCGCAGCCGACCGGAACCACCAACCCCTTCCTTTTGTGA
- the epn2 gene encoding epsin-2 isoform X3: protein MPSTFRRQFKNTVNNYSVVERKVREATSNDPWGPSSSLMSEIADATYNVQIFGEIMAMIWKRLNDHGKNWRHVYKALTLLDYLIKTGSERVVVQCKENIFAIQTLKDFQYIDKDGKDQGINVREKSKQLVVLLKDEDRLKAERSQALKTKERMAQVSTGSSQMGFGRGSSQPNLSTSYSEEYGRSEGSPASYHGSTSPNMGSELEQARPQTSGEEELQLQLALAMSREAAEQEERIRRGDDLRLQMALEESKKEGPGSAKLPKKKKEPQSSLMDLMDVPEPSSSTDPWGAGAGAGAGAGAGAGAVAASADPWQPYGSVPKSAAPVDPWGAPPSVPPMKSSDPWAPNSTPAPDPWGSAANRPKTSNTGDGGIASSIPSQASLASSGSLDLFDPLPTSTSTSINPTRKTPESFLGPNAALVNLDSLVTKPAQPAPVVNPFLASAGGAAPAAAPHANPFQVSQPTPPTLNQMRVSPMPSGFGSMAEPMSLASVPAQPITMVPLAGMAPMGRVMPGMGVGPVGGGTSVGMSAGIPASMSMPQPLMSMPPQAGAQPTGTTNPFLL, encoded by the exons ATGCCAAGCACCTTTCGTCGGCAGTTTAAGAACACGGTGAACAACTACTCCGTAGTAGAGAGGAAAGTCAGGGAGGCCACTTCCAATGACCCATGGGGTCCGTCGTCGTCGCTCATGTCGGAGATCGCCGACGCGACCTACAACGTTCAGATCTTTGGCGAGATCATGGCCATGATCTGGAAACGACTCAATGACCACGGCAAGAACTGGCGACATGTCTACAAGGCGCTCACCCTGCTGGATTACCTGATCAAGACGGGCTCAGAAAGAGTGGTGGTGCAATGCAAAGAGAACATCTTCGCCATCCAAACTCTGAAGGACTTCCAGTACATCGACAAAGACGGCAAAGACCAGGGCATCAATGTTAGGGAGAAAAGCAAACAGCTGGTGGTCCTACTCAAAGACGAGGACCGCCTCAAAGCAGAACG GTCTCAGGCATTGAAGACCAAAGAGCGTATGGCCCAGGTGTCCACAGGGAGCAGTCAGATGGGCTTTGGCCGAGGCTCATCTCAGCCCAACCTCTCCACCTCCTACAGCGAAGAGTACGGCAGGTCGGAGGGTTCACCTGCTTCCTACCATGGCT CTACTTCTCCCAATATGGGTTCAGAGCTGGAGCAGGCCAGACCTCAGACCAGTGGAGAGGAGGAGCTCCAGCTGCAGCTGGCTCTAGCCATGAGCAGAGAGGCTGCAGAGCAG GAGGAGCGCATTCGCAGAGGGGATGACTTAAGACTACAGATGGCCTTGGAGGAGAGTAAGAAAGAAGGTCCAGGCTCGGCAAAACTGcccaagaagaagaaagag CCTCAGTCGTCTTTGATGGATCTGATGGACGTCCCAGAGCCGAGTTCTAGCACTGACCCTTGGGGTGCAGGGgctggggccggggccggggccggggccggggcagGGGCCGTGGCTGCATCAGCGGACCCCTGGCAGCCCTATG GCTCTGTCCCCAAGTCAGCAGCCCCAGTGGACCCATGGGGCGCTCCTCCCTCTGTCCCCCCCATGAAGAGCAGCGATCCCTGGGCACCGAACTCTACCCCCGCCCCTGACCCCTGGGGCTCAGCAGCGAACCGCCCCAAGACCTCCAACACAG GTGACGGGGGCATAGCTTCCTCTATTCCCTCCCAAGCCAGTCTTGCTAGCAGCGGCAGCTTGGACCTCTTCGACCCTCTGCCCACCTCCACATCTACATCTATAAACCCAACCAGGAAGACTCCAGAGTCCTTCCTGGGTCCAAATGCTGCCTTGGTCAATCTGGATTCTCTTGTGACCAAACCAGCTCAGCCTGCACCAGTCGTTAACCCATTCTTGGCTTCCGCAG GCGGCGCCGCTCCAGCTGCAGCGCCCCATGCCAACCCCTTCCAAGTGAGCCAGCCAACTCCCCCCACCCTCAACCAGATGCGCGTCAGCCCCATGCCCTCCGGTTTCGGCTCCATGGCCGAGCCCATGTCCTTGGCCTCCGTGCCCGCGCAGCCCATCACCATGGTCCCCCTGGCGGGAATGGCCCCCATGGGTCGCGTGATGCCCGGCATGGGGGTCGGCCCCGTGGGAGGGGGGACCAGCGTGGGGATGAGCGCGGGCATCCCGGCGTCCATGTCCATGCCGCAGCCCCTGATGAGCATGCCCCCCCAGGCCGGGGCGCAGCCGACCGGAACCACCAACCCCTTCCTTTTGTGA
- the epn2 gene encoding epsin-2 isoform X2 has protein sequence MPSTFRRQFKNTVNNYSVVERKVREATSNDPWGPSSSLMSEIADATYNVQIFGEIMAMIWKRLNDHGKNWRHVYKALTLLDYLIKTGSERVVVQCKENIFAIQTLKDFQYIDKDGKDQGINVREKSKQLVVLLKDEDRLKAERSQALKTKERMAQVSTGSSQMGFGRGSSQPNLSTSYSEEYGRSEGSPASYHGSTSPNMGSELEQARPQTSGEEELQLQLALAMSREAAEQEERIRRGDDLRLQMALEESKKEGPGSAKLPKKKKEPQSSLMDLMDVPEPSSSTDPWGAGAGAGAGAGAGAGAVAASADPWQPYGSVPKSAAPVDPWGAPPSVPPMKSSDPWAPNSTPAPDPWGSAANRPKTSNTGSFDLFSTSNGDGGIASSIPSQASLASSGSLDLFDPLPTSTSTSINPTRKTPESFLGPNAALVNLDSLVTKPAQPAPVVNPFLASAGGAAPAAAPHANPFQVSQPTPPTLNQMRVSPMPSGFGSMAEPMSLASVPAQPITMVPLAGMAPMGRVMPGMGVGPVGGGTSVGMSAGIPASMSMPQPLMSMPPQAGAQPTGTTNPFLL, from the exons ATGCCAAGCACCTTTCGTCGGCAGTTTAAGAACACGGTGAACAACTACTCCGTAGTAGAGAGGAAAGTCAGGGAGGCCACTTCCAATGACCCATGGGGTCCGTCGTCGTCGCTCATGTCGGAGATCGCCGACGCGACCTACAACGTTCAGATCTTTGGCGAGATCATGGCCATGATCTGGAAACGACTCAATGACCACGGCAAGAACTGGCGACATGTCTACAAGGCGCTCACCCTGCTGGATTACCTGATCAAGACGGGCTCAGAAAGAGTGGTGGTGCAATGCAAAGAGAACATCTTCGCCATCCAAACTCTGAAGGACTTCCAGTACATCGACAAAGACGGCAAAGACCAGGGCATCAATGTTAGGGAGAAAAGCAAACAGCTGGTGGTCCTACTCAAAGACGAGGACCGCCTCAAAGCAGAACG GTCTCAGGCATTGAAGACCAAAGAGCGTATGGCCCAGGTGTCCACAGGGAGCAGTCAGATGGGCTTTGGCCGAGGCTCATCTCAGCCCAACCTCTCCACCTCCTACAGCGAAGAGTACGGCAGGTCGGAGGGTTCACCTGCTTCCTACCATGGCT CTACTTCTCCCAATATGGGTTCAGAGCTGGAGCAGGCCAGACCTCAGACCAGTGGAGAGGAGGAGCTCCAGCTGCAGCTGGCTCTAGCCATGAGCAGAGAGGCTGCAGAGCAG GAGGAGCGCATTCGCAGAGGGGATGACTTAAGACTACAGATGGCCTTGGAGGAGAGTAAGAAAGAAGGTCCAGGCTCGGCAAAACTGcccaagaagaagaaagag CCTCAGTCGTCTTTGATGGATCTGATGGACGTCCCAGAGCCGAGTTCTAGCACTGACCCTTGGGGTGCAGGGgctggggccggggccggggccggggccggggcagGGGCCGTGGCTGCATCAGCGGACCCCTGGCAGCCCTATG GCTCTGTCCCCAAGTCAGCAGCCCCAGTGGACCCATGGGGCGCTCCTCCCTCTGTCCCCCCCATGAAGAGCAGCGATCCCTGGGCACCGAACTCTACCCCCGCCCCTGACCCCTGGGGCTCAGCAGCGAACCGCCCCAAGACCTCCAACACAG GAAGCTTTGACCTGTTCAGTACTTCCAATG GTGACGGGGGCATAGCTTCCTCTATTCCCTCCCAAGCCAGTCTTGCTAGCAGCGGCAGCTTGGACCTCTTCGACCCTCTGCCCACCTCCACATCTACATCTATAAACCCAACCAGGAAGACTCCAGAGTCCTTCCTGGGTCCAAATGCTGCCTTGGTCAATCTGGATTCTCTTGTGACCAAACCAGCTCAGCCTGCACCAGTCGTTAACCCATTCTTGGCTTCCGCAG GCGGCGCCGCTCCAGCTGCAGCGCCCCATGCCAACCCCTTCCAAGTGAGCCAGCCAACTCCCCCCACCCTCAACCAGATGCGCGTCAGCCCCATGCCCTCCGGTTTCGGCTCCATGGCCGAGCCCATGTCCTTGGCCTCCGTGCCCGCGCAGCCCATCACCATGGTCCCCCTGGCGGGAATGGCCCCCATGGGTCGCGTGATGCCCGGCATGGGGGTCGGCCCCGTGGGAGGGGGGACCAGCGTGGGGATGAGCGCGGGCATCCCGGCGTCCATGTCCATGCCGCAGCCCCTGATGAGCATGCCCCCCCAGGCCGGGGCGCAGCCGACCGGAACCACCAACCCCTTCCTTTTGTGA